The Bacillus vallismortis genome window below encodes:
- a CDS encoding aldehyde dehydrogenase family protein translates to MEQQIKDDIQRVFQLQKKQQKALRASTAEQRREKLQRFLDSVIAHEEEITEAIRKDVRKPYHEVKKAEIEGTKKAIRDNMNNLEKWMAPKEVGSSLSPEANGILMYEPKGVTLILGPWNYPFMLTMAPLAASLAAGNSAIVKLSDFTMNTSNIAAKVIRDAFDEKEVAIFEGEVEVATELLDQPFDHIFFTGSTNVGKIVMTAAAKHLASVTLELGGKSPTIIDSEYDLMDAAKKIAVGKFVNAGQTCIAPDYLFIKKDVQDKFAGILQTIVNAGFMEDDRNPDRSKFTQIVNDRNFNRVKDLFDDAIEKGAEVVFGGVFDASDRTISPTVLKNVTPDMKIMQEEIFAPILPMMNYEDIDEVIDYVNDRDKPLALYVFSHNQGLIDNVLQHTTSGNAAINDVVVHFSDVNLPFGGVNTSGIGSYHGVYGFKEFSHEKGVLIQASK, encoded by the coding sequence ATGGAACAGCAAATAAAAGACGACATTCAGCGTGTGTTTCAGCTTCAGAAAAAACAGCAAAAAGCATTACGAGCTTCAACAGCGGAACAGCGCAGAGAAAAGCTTCAGCGCTTTTTAGATTCTGTGATCGCCCATGAGGAAGAAATCACCGAAGCGATCCGCAAAGACGTCCGCAAACCATATCACGAGGTCAAAAAAGCGGAAATCGAAGGAACAAAAAAAGCAATCCGAGATAATATGAACAACCTGGAAAAGTGGATGGCGCCTAAAGAAGTCGGTTCATCGTTAAGCCCCGAGGCAAATGGGATTCTCATGTACGAGCCAAAAGGCGTAACACTTATCCTTGGCCCGTGGAACTATCCGTTTATGCTCACAATGGCGCCGCTTGCCGCTTCTCTCGCAGCCGGAAACAGCGCGATTGTGAAGCTGTCCGATTTTACGATGAACACAAGCAACATTGCCGCTAAAGTAATCCGAGATGCTTTTGATGAAAAAGAAGTCGCGATTTTTGAAGGAGAGGTTGAGGTGGCAACCGAGCTTCTGGATCAGCCATTCGACCATATTTTCTTCACCGGAAGCACAAATGTCGGAAAAATCGTCATGACAGCGGCTGCCAAACACTTGGCATCTGTCACACTTGAGCTTGGCGGCAAGAGCCCGACAATCATTGACAGTGAATACGATCTCATGGACGCAGCGAAAAAGATCGCCGTCGGCAAATTCGTAAACGCCGGCCAAACCTGCATCGCACCTGATTATCTGTTCATTAAAAAAGATGTGCAGGACAAGTTCGCGGGCATTTTACAAACAATCGTCAACGCAGGATTTATGGAGGATGATCGCAATCCGGACCGCAGCAAATTTACGCAGATTGTCAACGACCGCAACTTCAACCGCGTCAAAGACCTGTTCGACGACGCTATCGAAAAAGGTGCGGAAGTCGTGTTCGGCGGCGTATTCGATGCCAGCGACCGCACGATCTCGCCAACCGTTTTGAAAAACGTCACGCCCGACATGAAAATCATGCAGGAGGAAATCTTCGCACCGATCCTGCCAATGATGAATTATGAAGACATCGACGAGGTCATCGATTACGTAAATGACCGCGATAAACCGCTTGCGCTTTATGTATTCAGCCACAACCAAGGCCTGATCGACAACGTCCTTCAGCATACAACATCAGGCAACGCAGCCATTAACGATGTTGTCGTTCACTTCAGTGACGTCAACCTTCCATTCGGCGGCGTCAACACAAGCGGGATCGGCTCCTATCATGGCGTATATGGATTTAAAGAGTTTTCTCACGAAAAAGGTGTATTGATTCAAGCCTCTAAATAA
- a CDS encoding RDD family protein, with translation MEKPAGFWIRAVASIIDDLIIYFFAFIMIFINTFIVLPLIDAGSPYMTEGEYKFYVLVFGTIPVIAIIYIFGILYYSLLTSSKMQATLGKKLMGIIVVNQYGERLSFWHSFGRFFAYIPSGILYIGYIMAAFPSKLALHDYICGTKVIYKSKNLD, from the coding sequence ATGGAAAAACCAGCTGGATTTTGGATTCGGGCAGTTGCCTCTATTATTGATGATTTGATTATCTATTTTTTTGCTTTTATTATGATTTTTATTAACACCTTCATTGTCCTGCCTCTCATTGATGCAGGAAGCCCTTATATGACAGAAGGAGAATATAAATTTTATGTGCTGGTATTCGGAACAATCCCTGTTATAGCCATCATCTATATCTTCGGCATTCTTTATTATAGCTTGCTGACTTCTTCAAAAATGCAAGCAACACTGGGCAAAAAACTCATGGGCATCATCGTTGTCAATCAGTATGGCGAGCGTCTTTCTTTTTGGCACAGCTTTGGCCGTTTCTTCGCTTACATACCATCAGGCATTTTGTATATCGGTTACATTATGGCGGCTTTCCCCTCTAAACTGGCATTACACGATTATATTTGCGGGACAAAGGTTATCTATAAAAGTAAAAATCTCGATTGA